Sequence from the Streptomyces peucetius genome:
GCCGTCCTCTTCCTTGATCTTCTCGATGGTGCCCCAGGCCCGCTCGTACTGGGCGCGCTTCTTCGAGAGGATCAGGCGGCCTTCCTTGTCCTCCTTCTGAAGGACAAGGGCCTCGATCTCGTCGCCGACCTTGACGACCTCGTTCGGGTCGACGTCGTGCTTGATCGAGAGCTCGCGGCTCGGGATGACACCTTCGGTCTTGTAACCGATGTCGAGCAGGACCTCGTCCCGGTCGACCTTCACGATGACGCCGTCGACGATGTCGCCGTCGTTGAAGTACTTGATCGTCTCGTCGATCGCGGCGAGGAAGGCTTCCTCGTTACCGATGTCGTTGACCGCAACCTGCGGGGTGGTGGCGGTGGTCTCGGTGCTGCTCGTCATGTGGGAAAGGGCTCCGGTGCGGACATTGAAGTCGTAGGTACTGCTACGCCGAGAGCCTTGTATCGCAGCTGCAGAAGCCGGACAGCCTTGGAAGCACCTATCGATGGATCCGGAGGATCCTGGAGGTGCCTCGTGAACCGAGGGACACATACAGATGCGAGCGCGGCCTGCTCGGTCCGAGGCACGCAGGCCCGCAGCGCAACTTGTAGCATACGGGGGCAGCCGGACACGGTCAATGCGCGAAGGCGCACACCCGGGACGGAAGACCGCATTTCCGGCACAACTCTTGTTCGCCGAGGCCACGATGGCCTCTTTCGGGGGCCTGGCGTCGGCGCGCTGGAACGCAAACTACAACGACGGTGACGATGAGCCAAGATTTCGAACCGGAAGCGACCCGCCGTGACACAGGTGACGCGGAGAGCAGCCGGGCCAGCCGCAGCTGGTGGGACGGGAACGCCGACGAGTACCAGAGCGAGCACGGTGCCTTCCTCGGCGACGACCGCTTCGTCTGGGGGCCGGAGGGGCTGGACGAGGCGGATGCCGCGCTGCTCGGCCCGGCCGGGTCGCTGAAGGGCCTGGACGTGCTCGAGATCGGCGCGGGCGCAGCCCAGTGTTCACGCTGGCTCGCCGCCCAGGGCGCCCGGCCCGTGGCCCTCGATCTCTCGCACCGGCAGCTCCAGCACGCGCTGCGGATCGGCGGGGGCGTACCGCTGGTGGAGGCGGACGCGGGCGTGCTGCCGTTCCGGGACGGATCCTTCGACCTCGCGTGCTCGGCATACGGAGCGGTCCCCTTCGTCGCGGACCCGGTCCGGGTGTTCCGGGAGATCAGGCGGGTGCTGCGACCGGGCGGACGGTGGGTCTTCTCCGTCACGCACCCGATCCGCTGGGCCTTCCCCGACGAGCCCGGGCCCGAGGGCCTGTCGGTGGCCGCCTCGTACTTCGACCGCACTCCGTACGTGGAGCAGGACGAGGAGGGCCACGCCGTCTACGTGGAGCACCACAGGACGCTCGGCGACCGCGTACGGGACGTGGTGGCCGGCGGCTTCCGGCTGATCGACCTGGTCGAACCGGAGTGGCCCGCCTGGAACAGTCAGGAGTGGGGCGGCTGGTCCCCGCTGCGCGGCAACCTGATCCCGGGCACGGCGATCTTCGTCTGCGAGCGGGACTGAGACGAGCCGGACCGGGGGGTCGCTCCGGCCGAAGGCGCGGGAAGAGCACCGACGGGGCCGGTCCGGGCCGGGAGCGGGAACGGCCGGGCGATGACGGACCGACCGGGAGCCGGAACAGCCGCGCGTGACCGACCGGCCGGGAGGGAACGGGAACGGCCGGGGTGGTGGAAACCGGTCGAGAGGGTTCCGGCCGGTGGGGCGGAGACGGAGCGGAGTGGGTACGGCCGGGTGGTGGGGACGCCTCGAGCGTGATGGTCATACAAACCCACCGGGGCTGTGGACAGCCTGACCCGCCGTCCGCCGGGACGTACGAGACTGAGCCCGTGATCCGAAACGACGCAATCGACCGTCTCCCCGTCCGTCATGCCGTCGACGACCTGTTCGCCGCGCTCGACGCGCACGGCACGGCAGTGCTGTGCGCGCCGCCGGGCACCGGCAAGACCACACTGGTGCCGCTGGTGCTGGCCGAGGCCGGCGCCCGGGTCGTGGTCGCGGAGCCACGGCGGATAGCGGCGCGCGCGGCAGCGCGGCGCATGGCGTGGCTCCTGGGCGAGAAGGTAGGAGGCCGCGTCGGCTTCACCGTCCGCGGCGAGCGCGTGGTGGGGCGCGAGACCGTCGTGGAGGTCGTCACCACGGGTGTGCTGCTGCAACGGCTGCAGCGCGATCAGGAGCTGGCCGGTGTCGACGTGGTGATGCTCGACGAGTGTCATGAGCGGCATCTGGACGCCGACACGGTTGCCGCTTTCCTGCTGGACGTACGGTCCGCCCTGCGGCCGGATCTGCGGCTTCTGGCGGCCTCGGCCACGACGGACGCCGAGGGCTGGGCGCGGCTGCTCGGCGACGCGCCGGTGGTGCGGGCCGCAGGCGTCGCCCACCCGGTCGAGGTGGTCTGGGCACCACCGGCCCGCCCGGTACGGCCGCCGCACGGGATGCGGGTCGATCCGGAGCTGCTCACCCATGTGGTGTCGGTGATACGCAGGGCGCTCGCGGAGCGCGAGGGTGACGTGCTCTGCTTCCTGCCGGGCGTCGGCGAGATCGGCCGCGTCGCGAGCCGGTTGTCGGGGGTGGAGGCTGAGGTTCTCCAGGTGCACGGCCGGGCGCCCGCGGCGGTCCAGGACGCCGTGCTCGCCGGCGGGGAGACCCGACGGGTGATCCTGGCGACCTCGGTCGCGGAGTCGTCCCTGACCGTGCCGGGCGTGCGGGTGGTCGTCGACTCGGGGCTGGCGCGCGAGCCGCGTACCGACCACACGCGCGGTCTGAGTGCGCTGACGACCGTGCGGGCCTCGCAGGCCTCGGGCCGGCAGCGGGCCGGCCGAGCCGGGCGTGAGGGGCCGGGGGCGGTGTACCGCTGCTGGACGGAGGCCGAGGACACCCGGCTGCCGCGTTTCCCGGCACCGGAGATCAAGGTCGCGGACCTGACGTCGTTCGCACTGCATGCCGCGTGCTGGGGCGACCCGGCGGCCAGCGGTCTCGCGCTGCTGGACGCTCCCCCGCCGGGCGCGATGGCCGCCGCGCGCTCCGTGCTGGCCGCGATCGGGGCGGTCGACGGAGCTGGGCGGGCCACCGAACGGGGCGCCCGGATGTCGCGCCTCGGCCTGCATCCCCGGCTGGCCCGCGCGCTGCTGGACGGCGCCCGGCAGGTGGGCGGGCGGCGGGCGGCCGAGGTGGTCGCGCTGCTGAGCGAGGAGCCGCCGCGGGAGTACGGGGACGACCTGGCCGGCGCCTGGCGCGCGGCCCGGCGGGGCGGCGACGCGTACGGCGCGCGATGGCGGGCGGAGGTGCGCCGACTGGAGGCATCACTCGGCGGCTCGGGACGTGGGCGGGCACCGTCCGGGAACCAGGAACCGCCCGGGAACCAGGGACCGTCCGGGAACCAGGGACCGTCCGGGGACGATGCCGTCGCCGGGCTGGTCACCGCCCTCGCGTTCCCCGAGCGGGTGGCCCGACGGCGCGGCGACGGGGCGTACCTGATGGCCTCCGGCACTGGCGGCGAGCTCGCCACCGGCTCGCGGCTGCGTGAGGCGCCCTGGCTCGCAGTCGCCGTCGCGGACCGCCCCGCCACCGCCGCGTCCGCGCACATACGGCTGGCCGCCGTCCTCGACGAGGACGGCGCCCGCGAGGCCGCCTCGCATCTGCTGACGGGTGGCGAGGAGGTCCACTGGGAGGACGGAGACGTCGCCGCGCGGCGCGTGGAGCGGCTCGGCGCCGTCGACCTCGCCGTACAACCGCTGAGGGACCCCGATGCGGCGCTCGTGCGCCAGGCGCTGCTGGAGGGCCTGCGGCGGGAGGGGCTCGGACTGCTGCGCTGGACACCGGAGGCGCGCGGTCTGCGCGAGCGGCTGGGGTTCCTGCACCGGGTGGCCGGCCCGCCGTGGCCGGGGATGTCGGACGCGGAGCTGCTCGAGGCGGCGGACGACTGGCTGGAGCCGGAGCTCACCCGGGCCCGCCGGCGAGCGGATCTGGGCCGTATCCAGGCGGGTCAGGCGCTGCGACGGCTCATGCCGTGGGCGACCGGCGACGCGGCACGGCTGGACGAGCTCGCGCCGGAGCGGATCGAGGTGCCGAGCGGCTCCCGGATACGGGTCGACTACAGCGGTGAACAGCCGGTGCTCGCGGTGAAGCTGCAGGAGCTGTTCGGGCTGCGCGAGACACCCGAGGTGGCCGGTGTTCCGGTGGTGGTGCATCTGCTCTCCCCCGCCGGGCGGCCCGCGGCGGTCACCGCGGACCTGGCGTCGTTCTGGCAGGAGGGCTACCGGTCGGTGCGGGCGGAGCTGCGGGGGCGCTACCCGAAGCACCCGTGGCCCGAGGACCCCGCCACGGCGGAGCCGACCCGGTTCACGAACGCCCGGCTCAGACGCTGACCGGCTCGGGCCCCTACGCCCGGGCGTGACCGGCGGCTCGGGCTTACGGCGCTCGGCCACTGACCGGCTCACGGCTCGGCGTTCAGGCACCGGCCGGCTCGGGGACGGGTTCTCGTGCCGGAGTGTCCCGGCGGCGGGCGCGGGCCTCGAGCCACAGGGCGAGCCCGAGGAGAACGCCGCCGAGGGCCAGGAATCCCCATGGCAGGTACGACGTCAGCAGCAGCACCAGACGACGTTGGGAGGTGACCAGCTCGACCGTGGAGTCGACGTAGTCGGGCCGCATCTTCACGTGCCCGGCGAACGCGGTGACCTTGTCGCGGCCGCCGAGCAGGGAGCCGCCGCGCAGCTCCTCCTTGTGGATCTCCTCGCCGTTGACGGGGGCTCCGGTGACGGGTTCGACCCAGAACATCCGCGTGGTCGTGTACCAGCGGGTGGTGCCGGTCTGCTTCTCCAGTGTGGCCGCGTCGATGCCGGGGACGGGCATCTTCTTCGGGTAGGGCACCTTGGTCCAGGGGATGGTCTGCTCGAAGTAGTAGACCTCCAGACCGCGGAACTGCCGGGTGCCCTTGTAGTGGATGGGGGCGGATGTGCGGGCCTGCGCGTCGAAGTACACGTAGTCCCGCTTCTCGGTGAGGAACGGCCACTTGAACTCGATGCCCCCGCGCCGGACCGGGTCGCCGTCGACGGACTCGCCGGTCGCGTGCACGGGCTCCTGGGTATGCGCGTCGAAGATGTAGCGCTCGGGGATCTGGGAGACCATTTTGCCGTCGGGCCCTTGGACGTAGGAGAGGGAGTCCCAGACGACGACGTCGCGTCCGGCGGTCTCCTCGATCCTTTCCGACTCCACGACATTGCCCTTGAGGGTCTGCACGATGGTGACCTTCTCGACCTCCTTGGACTCGAGGGTGCCGTAGTCGAGGAGGGTGGCGGGTTTCGCCTCGAGCACCATCTCCTGGTACTGGTCTGCCGGGACCTTGGCGAGCCGTGGGAAGGCGTACCAGCGGAGCAGGGGTGCGAGGGCGGCGAAGAAGACGGCGAGGGCGACGAGCACGAGGCCTGCTCTGCGGCGCACGGTTTCCCCCTCACCTCTTCGGGCCGGGCACGGTGGTCAGCAGCGGCTCGGGCGAGGTCTCGCCGGCGGGCGCGCCGATCGCCGTGACGGTGAGCACGAGGGCGAGGGCGGCGGCCAGTCCGACAGCGGCGGCGACGAGAGCGCGCATGCTCGGCCTCCCGGAGACACAGAACTGATAGGGCGTCAGGTCTGGGGCACCGTAGCAACCGGGCCGGGAGAAGAGAAGGAGAAGAGACCACGCGGCCCCGCCCCGCCTCCGGCGTCCGGGGGCGGGGCGGGGCGGTACGGGACCGGCTCGATCAGGCGGTCGGTGAAGGAGAGGGGGAAGGTGACGAGGACGGCGACGGAGCGGGGGACGGGTCGGGTGCCGGGGTTTCGCTCGCCGGCTCCGTGACCTTCAGTTCGATGTCCAGGCTTCCGCCGCCCGGGGCGGTGAGCCGGAGCACGAACGTGCCCGCCGTGTCGTCCGCGAAGACCTTGGGAAGCTCGAGGACACCGTCGGCGCCGGTCCTCAGTCCGGTCAGAGTACGGACGACCGTCCCGTCGTCGGCCTTGAAGTACGGCCCCCTGCCGTTCTCGGCCGGGTCGTCCTTGGAGACGATCATCGTGGCGGTGACGGAGACACCGGAGGCGGCCACGCCGTCACAGGCGGCCTTGACGCGGATGACGTCGGCGAAGTCGCCGCCGGTGGTGGCCTCGAGGGTCTTGGTGTCGGTCCGGACGATGCTGTCCGCTTCCCGCTCGGTGACGGTGGCCGTGAACTCGACGCCGGGCAGGGACCGCTCGACGACCGTGGCCCGCACCGTGAAGTCACCGGTCCGCTCGCCGGCGATCAGCGCCGGGGCGCTGACCGTGCCGTCGGCACCGGTGGCCGCCACGACACTCGTCCGACCACCGGTGAACCGGGCGTCTGTCTCCCCGACGACCATGAACCGGACGGCGACCTTGGCGACGGGCTGCCCCTCGGCGTTCTCCGCGCGGACCGTGGCACGCTCGGCGAACTCGCGGCCGACCACGGCCGTCAGCGGACCCGTGCCGGCGTTCTCGATCCGCGTCACGGGCGCGGGCGCCGGGGGCGGTGTCGTCGTCGGAGGCGGGGTCGGAGTGGGGGTGGGGGTCGGGGTGGTGGGAGGCGACGCCGGCTCGGACGGACCCGGCGCCGTGTCCGGGCTCGGGGTCGGCTTCGGCGTCGTGGGCTTGGACGGACGCGGCGTCGGCGTGGGCGTCGGGAGCGGGCCCGCGCTGTCGGGGCCGTCGCCCACCGGCAGCTTGCCCGTGCCGTCGGGGACCTCGTGCGTGCCGCGCTTGTAGTACTCGAACCACGACAGCACCGTCCGCAGGTACTCCCGCGAGTGGTTGTATCCGAGGATCGCCCTGTCGAGGTCGTCCTTGTTGCCGAGGTCCCGGCCGCCGGCGCAGAGATAGCGTCCCGCGGCGAGCGCCGCGTCGTAGATGTTGTTGGGGTCCTTGCGGCCGTCGGCGTTGGCGTCCTGGCCCCAGGTCTGCCAGGTCTGCGGAATGAACTGCATCGGCCCGACGGCACGGTCGTAGACCGGGTCGTCGTCGTAGGCGCCGTCGTCGGTGTCCGAGATGTTGGCGAAGCCGACGCCGTTGAGGACGGGGCCGAGGATCGGGGAGAGGGTCGTGCCGTTGGCGTCCACCCGCCCGCCGCGGGCCTGGCCCGACTCGACCTTGCCGATCGCGGCCAGCAGCTGCCAGGGGAGCCGGCAGGCCGGGTCGGACGCGGCGATGGTCTGCTCGGCCTGCTTGTACGCGGCGAGAACGGACGCGGGTATACCGGCCTCGCCCGGGCCGAGTTCCGGCAGATCGCCCGAAGCGCCGGGCTTGTCGGGTGTGTTGAGCGGTGGGAGGTCCGTGTAGTACGGGGAGTTGCCGGTGACCGGGGTGCCGGGCGGCGGGGTGACGTCCGACGCCTCCTGCCCCGTGCCCGAAGCGGCGGACGTGACGCCGGGCGCCTGTGACGCGGAGAGCGCGGCCACCGCCGCGGCGGCCACGGCCGTCGTCGTCGCTCCCCTGCGCAGTCGGCGGCCGAATTGCGCTGCCATACGTCGTTCCCTCCCCGTCAGCGGCTGCTCGCGCTCCCCAGCGCGGACTCACGTGACCCTAATGCACGGTGAGGCTCGCGAACACCAGGAGCTGACCGGTTTTCACCACTTCGCCACCTGCGCGTCCCGGTTTCCGGACCCGTATTCCCGCACACACATCACGCATACTGATCGGCACTGATCAACAACGGTCACAGGGGGCATCGTCATGCCGTTCACGCTCAGCCACGCCGCCGCGGTGCTGCCGGGCATCCGCAGGGACGGAACCGCCCGCGGACCACTGTTCGCCTCGGCCCTCGTCCTGGGTTCGTTCGCACCGGACATGACGTACTTCGCGGCCAGCGTCCTTCCCGGTGCGATGGAGTTCGGATCCGTGACACACGGGCTTCACGGCGTGCTGACGGTCGACGTCGCCATCACCACCGTGCTCGTGACGCTCTGGCTGCTGATGCGCGACCCGCTCGTGGCTCTGCTGCCGGCGGCGTGGCAGGGGCGCGTGTACGCGCTGCTCCGGGGCCGGCCCTCGGCCGCCCGGCCGCCGCTGGTGACCGCGCTGTGGTTCTACGTCTCGGCGGTGATCGGGGCCGGAACACATGTGGTGTGGGACGCGTTCACCCACTTCGACCGGTGGGGTGTGCGGATCGTGCCGGTGCTCGCGGAGCCCGTCGCCGGCTTCCCGCTCTACACGTACACGCAGTACGGCAGTTCGGCGGTGGCACTGGTCGCGCTGGTGTGGTTCATGGCCACGGCGCTGCGCCGTGCGCCGGCCTCTCCCGCACCGCCCGTCCCGCCGCTCGGCCGCCGGGCCCGTCTGCTGGCCGCCTGGCTGCTCGCCGCCTGCATGGCGGCGGGCATCGTGCACCGCTGTGTGCGCTGGTACCAGTACTGGGGCCGGATCGAGACGCCGCTGGACATCATCCCGACGGCGTGCTTCGGCGCCGGTGCCGGGCTGGCGGTGGGCCTGGTGCTGTACGCGACGGCGGTACGCCTGCGTGGCCGCAGCCGCCCGCCGGGCGGCGCGGACCTGCCGAAGACCGCCGACCCGGACCACGCGGGCGTCAGGTAGGCAGGCGCCCACTCGCCCGCTCATACGCACGCCCCGGCGGTGACGCGACCGGGCCGTGGGACGTCGGCACCCTTGTGTGCCCGGGCCGGCCCCGCCGGCCCGGGCACACAGGTCCGGGTCAGTGCGCCGCAGACTCCCAGTCCGGCCCCGCGCCCACCGACACGTCCAGCGGCGCCCGCAGCGACACGGCCGACGCCATCTCCCGGCGCACCAGCGCCTCGACCTCCTCGCGCTCCCCCGGCCACACCTCGAGCACGATTTCGTCGTGAACCTGCAGCAGCAGCCGGGACGACAGCTTCGCCTCCGTCAGCGCCCGGTCCACGTTCAGCATCGCGACCTTCACGATGTCCGCCGCCGTGCCCTGGATCGGGGCGTTGAGCGCCATCCGCTCCGCGGCCTCCCGCCGCTGCCGGTTGTCGCTGTTGAGGTCGGGCAGATAACGCCGGCGGCCGAGCATGGTCGCCGTGTACCCCGTCGCCCGCGCCTCGTCCACGACCCGCCTCAGATAGTCCCGCACCCCGCCGAACCGCTCGAAGTACGTGTCCATCAGGACCCGCGCCTCGGCCGGTTCGATGTTCAGCTGCTGGGAGAGACCGAACGCGGAGAGCCCGTACGCCAGTCCGTACGACATGGCCTTGATCTTGCGCCGCATCTCCGCGTCGACGGCGGACCGCTCCACGGAGAAGACCTGGGAGGCGACGGTCGTGTGCAGGTCCTCACCGGAGGTGAACGCCTCGATCAGACCCTCGTCCTCCGACAGATGGGCCATCACCCGCAGTTCGATCTGGCTGTAGTCCGCGGTCATCAGGGACTCGAAGCCCTCGCCGACGACGAACCCCCGGCGGATGGCGCGGCCCTCGTCGGTGCGGACCGGCACGTTCTGCAGGTTCGGGTCGGTGGACGACAGACGGCCCGTCGCGGCGACGGTCTGACTGAAGGTGGTGTGGATCCGGCCGTCGGCGGCGATCGTCTTGATCAGGCCCTCGACCGTCGAACGCAGCCGGGCCTGCTCCCGGTGGCGCAGCATGATGACCGGCAGCTCGTGCTCGGTCTGCGCGGCCAGCCACGCGAGCGCGTCCGCGTCGGTGGTGTAGCCGGTCTTGGTCTTCTTGGTCTTCGGCAGGTTCAGCTCGCCGAAGAAGACCTCCTGCAGCTGCTTGGGCGACCCGAGGTTGAACTCGTGGCCCACTGCCGCGTGCGCCTCCTTCACCGCCTGCTGCACGGCGCCCGCGAACTGCTGCTCCATCGCCTCGAGGTGGGCGCGGTCGGCGGCGATGCCGTTGCGCTCCATCCGGGCCAACACCAGGGAGGTGGGCAGCTCCACGTCGTGCAGCAGCTCGGCCGCGCCGACCTCCTTCAGCTTCTCGCCGAACGCCTCGCCCAGGTCGAGCACCGCACGGGCCTGGGCCATCAGCGCATCGGCCTCGGCCTGCTCGTCGGCGCCGAACGCCAGCTGCCCGTCCGCGGCCGCCGGGGCCAGCTCACGGTGCAAATACTCCACCGACAGCGCGTCCAGCGCGAAGGAACGGCGCCCGGGCTTCACCAGATAGGCCGCGAGGGCCGTGTCCATGGTGACGCCGGCGATCTCCCAGCCGTGCTCGGGGAAGACCCGCAGCGCGTCCTTGGCGTTGTGCATGACCTTCGGCCGCGACGGGTCGGAGATCCAGGCCGCGAAGGCCCGCTCGTCGGACTCGTCGAGCTGTGTCGTGTCGAACCAGGCCGCCTGGCCGTCGGCGGCCGCCAGCGCGACCTCGCTGACGCTGCCCACGCCCAGCGCCCACGCCGAGACGGTGGCCACACCGAGCGGCTGCCTGCCGTGCTGCTCCAGCCAGTAGGCCACCTCGCCGGCACCCAGCACGCTGCCGTCCAGCTCCACACCGGCCTCGGGGGCCGCGGGCTCCTCCTTGGCCGCGCCGGGGTCGACCGAGAGCAGCCGCTCACGCAGGCTCGGGTTCCGGATCTCGAGGACCTCCAGGAAGCCCTTCAGCGCCGTCCTGTCGTACGGCGCGCGCTCCAGGTCGGCGACGGCCCTGGGCAGCTCCACGTCACGCACCAGCTCGGTCAGGTGACGGTTGAGCTTGACGGACTCAAGATGGTCGCGCAGCGCCTGCCCGACCTTGCCCTTGACCTCCTCCGCGCGCTCGACGAGCTCCGCGAACGAACCGAACTGGTTGATCCACTTCGTCGCCGTCTTCTCACCCACACCGGGAATGCCGGGCAGGTTGTCCGACGGGTCGCCGCGCAGCGCGGCGAAGTCCGGATACTGCTGAGGAGTGAGCCCGTACTTCTCCTCGACCTTCGCCGGGGTGAAGCGGGTGAGTTCGGAGACGCCCTTCGTCGGGTACAGCACGGTCGTGTGCTCGCTGACCAGCTGGAAGGAGTCCCGGTCGCCGGTGACGATCAGCACCTCGAACCCGGCGGCCTCCGCCTGGGTGGCGAGGGTGGCGATGACGTCGTCCGCCTCGAAGCCCTCGACGGCGAACCGGTGCGCGTTCATCGTGTCGAGCAGCTCGCCGATCAGCTCGACCTGCCCCTTGAACTCGTCCGGGGTCTTGGAGCGGTTCGCCTTGTACTCCGGGAAATCGGCCGAACGCCAGGTCTTGCGGGAGACGTCGAAGGCCACCGCGAAATGCGTGGGCGCCTCGTCACGCAGGGTGTTCGCCAGCATCGACGCGAAGCCGTAGACGGCATTGGTCGTCTGGCCGCTCGCGGTCGTGAAATTCTCCGCGGGCAGCGCGAAGAACGCCCGGTACGCCAGGGAGTGCCCGTCCATGAGGAGCAGGCGCGGTCGGTTGTCTGCCGTCTTCTTCGATGCTGTCTCAGCCACGCCCCCGATCCTGCCATGCACCACTGACATTCCTTACCGCCCCGACCTGGCGACGACGGCTGTCACAGGGGCGTGACAGGATCGGAAGCACAGCATGGAACGCACCAGCACAGGCACGGCTCAAAGGAGAGCGCGATGGCCAGCAAGCCGCCCGCAGGGGACCCGGTCCAGGACGCCCCGCAGGTCACAGCCCCGCAGCACGCGGCGGCCGGCCTGCCCGCCGTCGGCCACACGCTGCGGGTCGCACAGCAGCAGATGGGCGTGGGCCGCACCGCGCGCACCCTGCTGAAAGTGAACCAGAAGGACGGCTTCGACTGCCCGGGCTGCGCATGGCCGGAGGGCGAGGAGCGCCACGTCGCCGAGTTCTGCGAGAACGGCGCGAAGGCCGTCGCCGAGGAGGCGACGCTGCGCCGCGTCACCCCCGAGTTCTTCGCGGCGCACCCGCTGCCCGACCTCGCGAACCGCAGCGGCTACTGGCTGGGCCAGCAGGGCCGGATCACCCGGCCCATGTATCTCCCGGAGGGCTCCGACCGGTACGAGCCGGTGAGCTGGGAGCGCGCCTTCGCGATCATCGCCGAGGAACTGGGCGCGCTCGGCTCCCCCGACGAGGCCCTGTTCTACACCTCCGGCCGCACCAGCAACGAAGCGGCGTTCCTGCTCCAGCTCTTCGCCCGCGAATTCGGTACGAACAATCTGCCCGATTGCTCCAACATGTGCCACGAGTCCTCCGGCTCCGCGCTCACCGAGACCATCGGCATCGGCAAGGGCAGCGTCTCGCTGGAGGACCTGCACCAGGCGGACCTGATCATCGTCGCCGGACAGAACCCGGGCACCAACCACCCCCGCATGCTCAACGCCCTGGAGAAGGCCAAGGCCGCCGGCGCACGGATCATCTCGGTGAACCCGCTGCCCGAGGCGGGCATGGAGCGGTTCAAGAACCCGCAGACCGCCCGCGGCATGCTCAAGGGCGCCGCGCTGAACGACCTGTTCCTCCAGATCCGCATCGGCGGCGACCAGGCACTCTTCCGGCTCCTGGGCAAGCTGATCCTCGAGACCGAAGGCGCCGTCGACGAGGAGTTCGTCCGCGAACACACCCACGGCTTCGAGGACTTCGCCGCAGCCGCACGGGCCGCCGACTGGGACACCACCCTCGCGGCGACCGGCCTCGGCCAGGACGAGATCGAGCAGGCCCTGCGGATGGTGCTGGCCTCGCGCCGCACCATCGTCTGCTGGGCAATGGGCCTCACCCAGCACAAGCACTCCGTCGCCACCATCTGCGAGGTGGTCAACTTCCTCCTGCTCCGCGGCGACATCGGCCGCCCCGGCTCCGGGGTCTGCCCCGTACGCGGCCACTCCAACGTCCAGGGCGACCGCACCATGGGCATCTTCGAGCGGCCCTCCCCCGCCTTCCTCGACGCCCTGGAGAAGGAGTTCGGCTTCGCCCCGCCCCGCCACCACGGCCTGGACGTCGTCCGGTCCATCGAGGCACTGCGTGACGGGAAGGCGAAGGTGTTCTTCGCGATGGGCGGCAACTTCGTGTCGGCGAGCCCCGACACCGCCGTCACCGAGGCCGCGATGCGCCGCGCCCGGCTGACCGTGCACGTGTCCACCAAACTGAACCGCTCGCACACCGTCACCGGCCGGCGGGCGCTCATCCTGCCCACCCTCGGCCGCACCGACAAGGACATCCAGGCCGGCGGCCGGCAGGTGGTGACCGTCGAGGACTCCATGGGCATGGTCCACGCCTCCCGTGGCAACCTCCCGCCCGCGAGCCCCCATCTGCTGTCGGAGCCCGCCATCGTCGCGCGGATGGCCCGCGCCGTGCTCGGCCCCGCCTCCACCACACCCTGGGAGGACTTCGAGCAGGACTACGGCACGATCCGCGACCGCATCGCGCGCGTGGTGCCCGGCTTCGAGGACTTCAACGCGAAGATCGCCCGCCCCGGCGGGTTCACCCTGCCGCACGCCCCGCGCGACGAGCGCCGCTTCCCCACCGCCACCGGCAAGGCCAACTTCACCGCCGCACCCGTCGAGTACCCCGAGATCCCCGAGGGCCGGCTGCTGCTGCAGACACTCCGCTCGCACGACCAGTACAACACCACGATCTACGGCCTCGACGACCGCTACCGCGGCATCAAGGGCGGCCGCAGGGTCGTCCTCGTCAACCCCGAGGACGCCCGTGCGCTCGGCCTCGCCGACGGCTCCTACGCCGACCTCGTCGGCGAGTGGAAGGACGGCGTCGAGCGCCGCGCCCCCGGCTTCCGCGTCGTCCACTACCCCACGGCCCGCGGCTGCGCCGCCGCCTACTACCCGGAGACCAATGTGCTGGTGCCGCTGGACTCCACGGCGGACACCAGCAACACCCCCGCCAGCAAGTCCGTGATCGTACGTCTGGAACAATCACCGACCGTCTAAGCGTTCGCTCAGGCAGTAGGACGAGCAGACCAACACCAGGACCAGACGGTACGACGA
This genomic interval carries:
- a CDS encoding lytic transglycosylase domain-containing protein, producing MAAQFGRRLRRGATTTAVAAAAVAALSASQAPGVTSAASGTGQEASDVTPPPGTPVTGNSPYYTDLPPLNTPDKPGASGDLPELGPGEAGIPASVLAAYKQAEQTIAASDPACRLPWQLLAAIGKVESGQARGGRVDANGTTLSPILGPVLNGVGFANISDTDDGAYDDDPVYDRAVGPMQFIPQTWQTWGQDANADGRKDPNNIYDAALAAGRYLCAGGRDLGNKDDLDRAILGYNHSREYLRTVLSWFEYYKRGTHEVPDGTGKLPVGDGPDSAGPLPTPTPTPRPSKPTTPKPTPSPDTAPGPSEPASPPTTPTPTPTPTPPPTTTPPPAPAPVTRIENAGTGPLTAVVGREFAERATVRAENAEGQPVAKVAVRFMVVGETDARFTGGRTSVVAATGADGTVSAPALIAGERTGDFTVRATVVERSLPGVEFTATVTEREADSIVRTDTKTLEATTGGDFADVIRVKAACDGVAASGVSVTATMIVSKDDPAENGRGPYFKADDGTVVRTLTGLRTGADGVLELPKVFADDTAGTFVLRLTAPGGGSLDIELKVTEPASETPAPDPSPAPSPSSSPSPSPSPTA
- the polA gene encoding DNA polymerase I yields the protein MAETASKKTADNRPRLLLMDGHSLAYRAFFALPAENFTTASGQTTNAVYGFASMLANTLRDEAPTHFAVAFDVSRKTWRSADFPEYKANRSKTPDEFKGQVELIGELLDTMNAHRFAVEGFEADDVIATLATQAEAAGFEVLIVTGDRDSFQLVSEHTTVLYPTKGVSELTRFTPAKVEEKYGLTPQQYPDFAALRGDPSDNLPGIPGVGEKTATKWINQFGSFAELVERAEEVKGKVGQALRDHLESVKLNRHLTELVRDVELPRAVADLERAPYDRTALKGFLEVLEIRNPSLRERLLSVDPGAAKEEPAAPEAGVELDGSVLGAGEVAYWLEQHGRQPLGVATVSAWALGVGSVSEVALAAADGQAAWFDTTQLDESDERAFAAWISDPSRPKVMHNAKDALRVFPEHGWEIAGVTMDTALAAYLVKPGRRSFALDALSVEYLHRELAPAAADGQLAFGADEQAEADALMAQARAVLDLGEAFGEKLKEVGAAELLHDVELPTSLVLARMERNGIAADRAHLEAMEQQFAGAVQQAVKEAHAAVGHEFNLGSPKQLQEVFFGELNLPKTKKTKTGYTTDADALAWLAAQTEHELPVIMLRHREQARLRSTVEGLIKTIAADGRIHTTFSQTVAATGRLSSTDPNLQNVPVRTDEGRAIRRGFVVGEGFESLMTADYSQIELRVMAHLSEDEGLIEAFTSGEDLHTTVASQVFSVERSAVDAEMRRKIKAMSYGLAYGLSAFGLSQQLNIEPAEARVLMDTYFERFGGVRDYLRRVVDEARATGYTATMLGRRRYLPDLNSDNRQRREAAERMALNAPIQGTAADIVKVAMLNVDRALTEAKLSSRLLLQVHDEIVLEVWPGEREEVEALVRREMASAVSLRAPLDVSVGAGPDWESAAH
- a CDS encoding DUF4184 family protein, whose product is MPFTLSHAAAVLPGIRRDGTARGPLFASALVLGSFAPDMTYFAASVLPGAMEFGSVTHGLHGVLTVDVAITTVLVTLWLLMRDPLVALLPAAWQGRVYALLRGRPSAARPPLVTALWFYVSAVIGAGTHVVWDAFTHFDRWGVRIVPVLAEPVAGFPLYTYTQYGSSAVALVALVWFMATALRRAPASPAPPVPPLGRRARLLAAWLLAACMAAGIVHRCVRWYQYWGRIETPLDIIPTACFGAGAGLAVGLVLYATAVRLRGRSRPPGGADLPKTADPDHAGVR